One segment of Danio aesculapii chromosome 3, fDanAes4.1, whole genome shotgun sequence DNA contains the following:
- the hmox2b gene encoding heme oxygenase 2, translating into MSAMRTEDAANGTSTANGGGGVKCEEGGVTVLRPTDLSEMLAAGTKEVHQKAENTEFVKDFLRGRIRKELFKLGHVALYFTYSALEEEIERNKDHPQFAPLFFPHELHRRDALARDLQFFYGSDWQTQISISPATQRYVERIHQIGQDEPALLVAHAYTRYMGDLSGGQVLRKVAQRALKLPASGDGLNFYMFDNVSNAKAFKQLYRSRMNELELQQDTKHKIVEEAVLAFQFNIEIFGEIGEVGKTLEDDVFDAAPVHGEIHGDISQCPYHAAKMAASGGSSYICQIAKTVLKNPSGQVLLAAWIAALAGLAAWYLM; encoded by the exons ATGTCTGCTATGAGGACAGAAGATGCTGCCAATGGAACAAGCACAGCTAATGGAGGAGGAGGAGTCAAGTGCGAAGAGGGCGGAGTCACAGTCCTCAG GCCGACAGATCTGTCAGAGATGCTGGCGGCGGGAACAAAAGAAGTGCACCAGAAGGCCGAAAACACAGAGTTCGTCAAAGACTTTCTGAGGGGACGCATCCGCAAAGAGCTCTTCAAG CTGGGTCACGTGGCTTTATACTTCACCTACTCTGCTCTAGAAGAGGAGATTGAGAGGAATAAAGATCACCCTCAGTTTGCTCCGCTCTTCTTCCCCCATGAGCTGCACCGGCGGGACGCTCTAGCTCGAGACCTGCAGTTTTTCTATGGCTCAGACTGGCAGACCCAAATCAGCATTTCTCCCGCCACGCAGCGATACGTTGAGCGCATCCATCAGATTGGCCAGGATGAGCCGGCGCTGCTGGTGGCCCACGCTTACACCCGATACATGGGCGACCTGTCGGGGGGGCAGGTGCTCCGGAAAGTTGCCCAGCGTGCCCTGAAGCTGCCCGCCAGCGGAGATGGACTCAACTTCTACATGTTCGATAACGTCAGCAACGCCAAAGCCTTCAAACAACTGTACCGCAGTCGCATGAACGAGCTGGAGCTGCAGCAGGACACCAAACACAAGATCGTGGAGGAGGCTGTGCTGGCGTTCCAGTTCAACATAGAG ATTTTTGGAGAAATAGGTGAGGTTGGAAAGACTCTTGAAGACGATGTTTTTGATGCCGCTCCTGTTCACGGCGAGATACATGGAGACATCAGTCAGTGTCCGTATCATGCTGCTAAAATGG CTGCCAGTGGCGGGTCATCTTACATTTGTCAGATAGCCAAGACTGTGCTTAAAAATCCCTCCGGTCAAGTCCTATTGGCTGCCTGGATCGCTGCTCTCGCCGGATTGGCTGCTTGGTACCTCATGTGA